The sequence CTTGCTTACTCATCGACACGTCTTGCTGTTACAAGGAAAGATGGGCGGATTCTTCAACCGTTTTTCGACATTTCTGCAAACTCAAAATATTAAGGTTAGTAAGATTAACTTTAATGCAGGTGATACATTTTTTTATCATCATGATAATACCTATGAATATACCGATACGTTAGCGCAGTTCTCTTCTTGGTTGCAGGCTTTCATTGAAGAAAATAGCATTGATGCGATTGTCTGTTTTGGTGATTGTCGCCCGCATCACACCCAAGCTGCTTATATCAGTGAGCAGTTGGGCACCTCTTTTTTTGTATTTGAAGAAGGCTACTTGCGTCCCGATTACATTACATTGCAAGAATATGGCATTAATGGCTATTCGCGCTTAAATACGGCAGATATTAAAGCGCTCAAAAAAGCCAATGATAAACCACTGTATACTCACAATCGTTTTTATCGTTTGAGTATCGCTGCGATTGTCTACTATATTATCGTTTGGATATACAAAAGTCGCTATCCGCACTATTCGCACTATCGCGGTATGACGGCGTGGCAAGAAGCAATCGCTTGGCTCAAAGCACCATGGCGTAAATTGCGAGGGTATTTACCTGATAAGCGATTGCAAAATAAGCTGACCAAAGAACAAAGTAATAATTATTTTTTGATTAGTTTACAAGTGCATAATGACTCGCAGATTACCCATCATAGTGACTATCGTGATGTGGTGCAGTTTATTGATGAGTCTATTGCCAGCTTTGCAGAGTATGCTGATAAGCAGCAATTACTAGTATTCAAGCATCATCCGTTAGATCGTGGTCATCGAGATTATCGCGAACTGGTATCTAGCTTGGCTAGACGATATCAAGTGGCGGATCGTGTATTCTATGGTTGCGACATGCACCTGCCAACCTTGATGAAACACAGTATTGGGATGGTGACCATCAATAGCACGACAGGGTTGCAATCGGTATATCACAAAAAACCTACCAAGATCATGGGTCGCGCGATTTATGATACGCCGAAACTGATAGATCAAAAACCACTTAATGAGTTTTGGCAACGACCTAACCGCCCAGATAATGAGTTTTATCTTAGATTCCGTGAATACTTGATAGAGCAAACTCAAATCAACGGGGCTTTTTACGGTAAGTCACCATGGATGCATAAATATCTGCATAGCGCAGGATGTGAACCCATAGAGAGGGATCTGTCCAAAACCAATACCCCTCAGTAGATTATTGATTGTTCATATCCAGTTAGCATGAGTCTTGTCGAAGTGAATAAGGTGCTATCAAGCCGCTCGCTTTCTATCTGTACAGTTATCCGCTCGTAACTTCACTTGTAAATCATCCCTCTGCTAATAAAATCGCCTTACTTTATGGTAGAAAACTGCTAGAATACTCTTTCATGCCTGCGCGTAAGAGTTGACGTCCTGAGCGGTTGATTGGAGATGATAATATTGGCAAATAAGCTGATTCTAATTATTTTCTCTTCAACGATGGACAGCTATTTTAGCGGTTGCGCCTGACAGCATTTATTTCTTAATTTTATTATTCTATCACCCTTAATTTAGTAGGCGCTTTGTGACTGCATTAGCAAATATTCGTAACTTTTCAATCATTGCCCACATTGATCATGGCAAGTCGACGCTTGCTGATCGTTTTATTCAAATGTGCGGTGCCTTGCAAGATCGCGAGATGCAGGCGCAAGTACTTGACTCCATGGATATTGAGCGTGAGCGCGGTATCACCATTAAAGCGCAGTCGGTAACCTTATTCTACGATCATCCTAATGGTGAGCGCTATCAGCTCAACTTTATCGATACTCCAGGACACGTTGACTTCTCATATGAGGTGTCGCGTTCACTAGCCGCTTGTGAAGGGGCGCTATTGGTCGTTGATGCCGCGCAAGGGGTGGAAGCTCAGTCCGTGGCCAACTGCTATACTGCCGTTGATCAGGGTCTAGAAGTCATGGCGGTATTAAATAAAATTGATTTGCCACAAGTCGAGCCAGAACGCGTTATTCAAGAGATTGAAGACATCATTGGGATTGACGCAGTTGATGCGCCACGAGTTTCTGCTAAGTCGGGCTTGGGTGTCGATAAACTGCTAGAAGCCTTGGTTGAATTTATCCCTGCACCGACTGGTGATCGTGAGGCGCCACTACAAGCATTGATTATTGACTCTTGGTTTGATAACTATTTGGGTGTGGTGTCATTGGTTCGGGTACGTGAAGGTACTATCCGAAAAGGTGATAAGCTTTATATCAAATCAACCAAAGAATCGCATTTAGTCGGCTCGATTGGTGTCTTTACGCCTAAGCCTGTCGATACGGGTATCTTGGAGGCGGGTGAAGTCGGTTTTATTATTGCTGGTATCAAAGA is a genomic window of Psychrobacter cibarius containing:
- a CDS encoding capsular biosynthesis protein produces the protein MSHLLTHRHVLLLQGKMGGFFNRFSTFLQTQNIKVSKINFNAGDTFFYHHDNTYEYTDTLAQFSSWLQAFIEENSIDAIVCFGDCRPHHTQAAYISEQLGTSFFVFEEGYLRPDYITLQEYGINGYSRLNTADIKALKKANDKPLYTHNRFYRLSIAAIVYYIIVWIYKSRYPHYSHYRGMTAWQEAIAWLKAPWRKLRGYLPDKRLQNKLTKEQSNNYFLISLQVHNDSQITHHSDYRDVVQFIDESIASFAEYADKQQLLVFKHHPLDRGHRDYRELVSSLARRYQVADRVFYGCDMHLPTLMKHSIGMVTINSTTGLQSVYHKKPTKIMGRAIYDTPKLIDQKPLNEFWQRPNRPDNEFYLRFREYLIEQTQINGAFYGKSPWMHKYLHSAGCEPIERDLSKTNTPQ